In a single window of the Streptomyces sp. CGMCC 4.7035 genome:
- a CDS encoding glycoside hydrolase, with translation MTRTIRSPHRSVLATAAAALAVTGALISAPPADAASPTAAEVSPHAAQTIDNIGASGAWWVNDLKNFDPAVQARVAKLLFSAQGLDLSSYRYNIGGGGTAVTTPSRAPEDFRDDDGTYDWSKDKGGRTFLAYAAKYGVQDLIAFVNSAPAEWKTNGRSCGGYLKAENTEDFAKYVADVTDHFAGLGQKFDYISPFNEPNNSFDSCGQEGMLVPVDQRDDIVRALGAEQRSRHQRTGIIADESSSTVSFNTEVPQWISQPGTDRYVSKLAHHTYNNPGDDQRAKIYETSKAAGKESWSTEICCFGKGGTGWAQEYDPTIDGGLNLSRIIYKDFATAHDSAFQWWVALSEMIGTDPYAKNDSGWNDGLIYYDPDYATSGNQTLYFTKRYYALGQYSKFVKPGSVAHNVTGAPDGVEVSTYDRDGTWVVVVNNHNTSDTALNLHFNSKAPVRATKAVRTSADENWASVAKPSVSGGAVSTTLPARSITTYVLAQKGHSGSSAVTGAWQGKQSGKCLTADVSGAAIGTCTGGDGQSWSYDAKGTLKGANGFLTAGSSGLTTAADPTGDGTQRWLLNSNGQIVNEASGKCLDVSGQATADGSKVILYSCDGGSNEAWFRQ, from the coding sequence TTGACGCGCACGATCAGATCCCCCCACCGCTCCGTCCTCGCGACAGCCGCAGCCGCACTCGCTGTCACGGGGGCCCTGATATCCGCTCCGCCCGCCGACGCGGCCTCCCCCACGGCCGCCGAAGTCTCCCCGCACGCCGCCCAGACCATCGACAACATCGGCGCCTCCGGTGCCTGGTGGGTCAATGACCTCAAGAACTTCGACCCCGCCGTCCAGGCCCGGGTGGCGAAGCTGCTGTTCTCCGCACAGGGCCTGGATCTGAGTTCGTACCGCTACAACATCGGTGGCGGCGGCACGGCGGTCACCACGCCGTCCCGCGCCCCCGAGGACTTCCGAGACGACGACGGGACGTACGACTGGAGCAAGGACAAGGGCGGCCGTACGTTCCTCGCCTACGCGGCGAAGTACGGCGTCCAGGACCTCATCGCCTTCGTCAACAGCGCGCCCGCCGAGTGGAAGACCAACGGCAGGAGCTGCGGCGGCTATCTGAAGGCGGAGAACACCGAGGACTTCGCGAAGTACGTCGCCGACGTCACCGACCACTTCGCCGGGCTTGGCCAGAAGTTCGACTACATCAGCCCCTTCAACGAGCCGAACAACAGCTTCGACAGCTGCGGCCAGGAGGGCATGCTGGTGCCGGTCGACCAGCGGGACGACATCGTGCGGGCGCTGGGCGCCGAGCAGCGGTCCCGGCACCAGAGGACCGGCATCATCGCGGACGAGTCCAGCAGCACGGTCAGCTTCAACACCGAGGTGCCGCAGTGGATCTCGCAGCCGGGCACGGACCGGTACGTGTCGAAACTGGCCCACCACACGTACAACAATCCTGGTGACGACCAGCGGGCGAAGATCTACGAGACGTCGAAGGCGGCCGGCAAGGAGTCCTGGTCCACCGAGATCTGCTGCTTCGGCAAGGGCGGGACGGGCTGGGCACAGGAGTACGACCCGACCATCGACGGCGGTCTCAACCTCTCCCGGATCATCTACAAGGACTTCGCCACCGCCCACGACTCGGCGTTCCAGTGGTGGGTGGCGCTGTCGGAGATGATCGGCACCGACCCCTACGCGAAGAACGACTCCGGCTGGAACGACGGCCTGATCTACTACGACCCGGACTACGCCACCAGCGGCAACCAGACCCTGTACTTCACCAAGCGCTATTACGCGCTCGGCCAGTACAGCAAGTTCGTGAAACCGGGCTCGGTCGCGCACAACGTGACCGGCGCGCCGGACGGGGTCGAGGTGTCGACGTACGACCGGGACGGCACGTGGGTGGTCGTGGTGAACAACCACAACACCTCCGACACGGCCCTGAACCTGCACTTCAACAGCAAGGCGCCGGTACGGGCCACCAAGGCCGTGCGGACGTCGGCCGACGAGAACTGGGCAAGCGTGGCCAAGCCGTCCGTCAGCGGCGGCGCCGTCTCCACGACGCTCCCCGCCCGGTCCATCACGACGTACGTTCTCGCCCAGAAGGGTCACAGCGGCTCTTCGGCCGTGACAGGCGCCTGGCAGGGCAAGCAGTCGGGCAAGTGCCTTACGGCGGACGTCTCCGGTGCCGCGATCGGCACCTGCACGGGCGGGGACGGGCAGTCGTGGTCGTACGACGCGAAAGGCACCCTGAAGGGCGCCAACGGGTTTCTGACCGCCGGGAGTTCGGGGCTCACGACAGCCGCGGACCCCACCGGTGACGGTACGCAACGCTGGCTGCTGAACTCCAACGGCCAGATCGTCAACGAGGCGTCCGGGAAGTGCCTGGACGTCAGCGGTCAGGCGACCGCCGACGGCAGCAAGGTGATCCTCTACAGCTGCGACGGCGGGTCCAACGAGGCCTGGTTCCGGCAGTAA